Proteins encoded in a region of the Nocardia asteroides genome:
- a CDS encoding DUF2599 domain-containing protein, with translation MFSAGLLPWTVACGADESPPATATATATATATTAPSAPPSPVSTPLAAVPSVDPYAGQPLVDHVAWTETVDGPRLLVFPTQAGRRTTFPGSDERAWQEVVARSADADAPGMRDQFVCHWAWARLVQPDKPSWNLEPWRPAVGYPATVEARCNPGGPER, from the coding sequence CTGTTCTCGGCGGGCCTGCTGCCGTGGACGGTGGCCTGCGGCGCCGATGAATCCCCGCCGGCCACGGCCACAGCCACAGCCACAGCCACAGCCACGACGGCCCCGAGCGCCCCGCCATCGCCGGTGTCGACACCACTCGCCGCCGTACCGTCCGTCGACCCCTATGCGGGACAGCCTCTGGTGGATCACGTCGCCTGGACCGAGACGGTCGACGGGCCGCGGCTGCTCGTCTTCCCCACGCAGGCCGGTCGGCGGACCACCTTTCCCGGCTCGGACGAACGGGCGTGGCAGGAAGTGGTGGCCCGGTCGGCCGACGCCGACGCACCCGGCATGCGCGACCAGTTCGTCTGTCACTGGGCGTGGGCTCGGCTGGTCCAGCCGGACAAGCCGAGCTGGAATCTGGAACCGTGGCGGCCGGCGGTCGGCTACCCGGCCACCGTCGAAGCACGCTGTAATCCCGGCGGTCCCGAGCGCTGA
- a CDS encoding lipase family protein → MAAGLVLVASMAGAATSAPLYPDPDPDPFYATPADIADRKPGDVIATRVMPPLAIFPETTVTVVRFRSTSSEGKPIAATTTVLTPKAHRPDGPLLSFQHIINGLGSECSVSRVLYTGDPNLIVREAPGWNILLARGWSVALPDHLGPNFAYGAAKLGGQITLDGIRAVKQVTELGVQRSPVAMVGYSGGGMATAWAAALQPRYAPELDLAGAAMGGVPMNLVKMLEGLGLNPHPVFGLAFAAGFGLEREYPTRFPLSDQLNERGLAARAQIANSCTNDILSTGAGRGALDFAKTTSMINDDTARAVVEENSLELYDGVPETPVFEWHSPIDGLIPIDAVVNTDKRWCAAGAKVQSEEIPVPDHLTAAALGIPAALNWLDARFRGEPAPSNC, encoded by the coding sequence ATGGCCGCGGGCCTGGTGCTCGTCGCGAGCATGGCAGGCGCGGCGACCAGCGCGCCGTTGTACCCCGATCCCGATCCAGATCCCTTCTACGCCACACCCGCGGACATCGCCGACCGCAAGCCCGGCGACGTGATCGCGACCCGGGTGATGCCCCCGCTGGCGATCTTCCCGGAGACGACGGTGACCGTGGTCAGGTTCCGGTCGACGAGTTCGGAGGGAAAGCCGATCGCCGCGACCACCACGGTGCTCACGCCCAAGGCGCATCGCCCGGACGGGCCGCTGCTGTCGTTCCAGCACATCATCAACGGTCTCGGCTCGGAGTGCTCGGTCTCCCGCGTGCTCTACACCGGTGATCCGAACCTGATCGTGCGGGAAGCGCCGGGCTGGAACATCCTGCTGGCGCGTGGCTGGAGCGTGGCGCTGCCCGACCACCTCGGCCCCAACTTCGCCTACGGCGCGGCGAAACTCGGCGGGCAGATCACGCTCGACGGGATCCGCGCCGTCAAGCAGGTCACCGAACTCGGCGTGCAGCGCAGCCCGGTGGCGATGGTCGGATACTCCGGCGGCGGGATGGCCACCGCCTGGGCGGCTGCCCTGCAGCCGAGATACGCACCGGAACTGGACCTCGCGGGCGCGGCCATGGGCGGTGTGCCGATGAATCTGGTGAAGATGCTCGAAGGACTGGGATTGAACCCGCACCCGGTGTTCGGGCTGGCATTCGCCGCCGGGTTCGGGCTGGAGCGTGAGTATCCGACGCGCTTCCCGCTCAGTGACCAGCTGAACGAGCGCGGGCTCGCGGCCCGCGCGCAGATCGCCAACAGCTGTACCAACGACATCCTCTCCACGGGCGCGGGCCGCGGTGCGCTGGACTTCGCCAAGACGACCTCGATGATCAACGACGACACCGCGCGCGCCGTGGTCGAGGAGAACAGTCTCGAGCTCTACGACGGCGTGCCCGAGACCCCGGTCTTCGAGTGGCACTCGCCGATCGACGGCCTCATCCCGATCGACGCGGTGGTCAACACCGACAAGCGATGGTGTGCGGCGGGCGCCAAGGTGCAATCCGAGGAGATCCCGGTGCCGGACCACCTGACCGCGGCGGCGCTCGGCATCCCCGCGGCACTGAACTGGTTGGACGCCCGATTCAGGGGGGAACCTGCGCCGAGCAATTGCTGA
- a CDS encoding lipase family protein, with amino-acid sequence MVGAAGVVVSVTVALAGPADARVGEAPGTVTDRVELAGRLRVQGATTAERLTYWSRGPRGPMQSTGVLYLPEGSPPQGGWPIIAYAHGTSGIADECAFTVHPRDYYLTSVFPALLGAGYAVVISDYVGLGTPGVHPYLDGPSEARSIIDGVRAARAIAPSLGTRWAVFGQSQGGQAALFTAHLAPGDAPELDLRGAAATGTPSNLDRVFPLAGPWLPRLPLQKTTTYFAMLLAGLRDSAPELDIDGYLTPVGRDVLRIVETECATEADAQVSGIGIGAMLSRPLDDPALLAAVRTMLRVPTSGYSVPLYLGQGVTDLEVPAPLTLELVAELHASGTDLRVGWYPGDHLGAAREAFPDALTFLSGVLDRP; translated from the coding sequence ATGGTAGGGGCGGCAGGCGTCGTGGTGTCGGTGACGGTCGCGTTGGCCGGGCCCGCGGACGCGCGGGTGGGCGAGGCGCCCGGCACCGTGACGGATCGGGTGGAGCTGGCCGGGCGGCTGCGTGTACAGGGGGCGACGACCGCCGAGCGGCTGACGTATTGGTCGCGGGGCCCGCGCGGACCGATGCAGAGCACCGGAGTGCTGTACCTGCCCGAAGGCTCTCCGCCGCAGGGCGGTTGGCCGATCATCGCCTACGCGCACGGCACCTCCGGGATCGCCGACGAGTGCGCGTTCACGGTGCACCCGCGGGACTACTACCTGACTTCGGTGTTCCCGGCTCTGCTCGGCGCGGGATACGCGGTCGTGATCTCCGACTACGTCGGGCTCGGCACTCCCGGCGTTCACCCCTATCTGGACGGTCCCTCGGAGGCTCGCAGCATCATCGACGGCGTGCGGGCCGCACGGGCGATCGCCCCCTCGCTCGGCACGCGCTGGGCGGTGTTCGGCCAGTCGCAGGGTGGGCAGGCGGCGCTGTTCACCGCCCACCTCGCACCCGGCGACGCACCGGAGCTCGATCTGCGCGGCGCGGCCGCGACCGGGACGCCGTCGAATCTGGATCGGGTTTTCCCCCTGGCCGGGCCCTGGCTGCCGCGGCTGCCGCTGCAAAAGACGACCACCTACTTCGCCATGCTGCTGGCGGGCTTGCGCGACAGCGCACCGGAGCTCGACATCGACGGCTACCTGACACCGGTGGGCCGAGACGTCCTGCGCATCGTGGAAACGGAGTGCGCCACCGAGGCGGACGCGCAGGTGTCCGGCATCGGCATCGGCGCCATGTTGTCGCGGCCGTTGGACGATCCCGCGCTGCTGGCCGCCGTGCGCACGATGCTGAGGGTGCCGACCAGCGGCTATTCGGTGCCGCTGTACCTCGGCCAGGGGGTGACCGACCTCGAGGTGCCCGCGCCGCTGACGCTCGAGCTGGTGGCGGAATTGCACGCCTCCGGGACCGATCTGCGGGTCGGCTGGTATCCCGGCGACCACCTGGGGGCGGCCAGGGAAGCGTTCCCCGACGCGCTCACGTTCCTGAGTGGTGTGCTCGATCGGCCCTGA